GAACAGGGGATGCTGCTCTTCCCCGGTCGGACGGTTGATCCAGGTCTGCAGGCCGTATTGCGGGCTTGCCGGGCTCGGCGTCCGCATCAGTTCCACCCAGCGGCGGGGCAGGATCTGCGTGCCCCGATAGGATCCGCCGGTACGCAGAAATTCGCCGAAACGCGCCCAGTCCCGTGCGGTCGCGTGGATCAGGCTGCCACCGATGAGCGTGCCCGATGCATCGTATTCGGGAACGACCGAGGTCATGCCGAGCGGTTCGAACAGCCGTTCCTTGAGATAGCGATCGACCGCCTGCCGCCGCACATCGGGATCGTTACTGTCGGTCAGCGCGCGCGCGGCGATGTCCGCCAGGATCACGGTCGTGTTGCTGGAGTATTCGAACTTCTCGCCCGGCTCCGCCTCCAGCGGCTGCTCCTCCGCCCAGGCGGCCATGTCGTCGCGCCCGTCGAGGAACAGCATCCGGACCTCGGACGAATCGTACGGCGGATCGCCCGCCTCGGTGTGGCGCAGGCCGGACCGCATCTGCAGCAGCTGGCGCAGGGTGATTTCGCCGCGCGGGTCGCCCGATTGCTGCCACGCCGGAACGGGCGCCCGGTCGTCCAGATTGAGGCGCCCGTCCGAAACCAGCAGTCCGATCAGCGCTGCCGTGATGGTCTTGGACATGGACCAGCCGATGAAGCGGGTGTCCGGTCCGTAACCGGGTGCATATCGCTCCGCCGCGATCTCGCCCGCGTGATAGACGACCACCGCGCGCGTTTCGCCCAGCGCGTCTTCCATCGCGAACAGGTCGTCGACCTGCCGAGCGAGCTGGTCACGTGCGGCACCCGGATCCTGCGACACCGCCTCGAGCGCCTCGGGGGTCAGGGGGTCCGGCTCGGGATCCTGCCCACCACACGCGGCGAGGGCTGGCAGCGACAGGAGCAAGGCGATAGGGAGTCGCGAAATCATGGCAGGTCAGTCGCCGAAGGGGTCCCGAAATTCAATGCGTAAATCCGGAACAGCGCGCGGCACGTCACGATGGAAAGCATGGCGCTGGGTCGCGCTGGCCGTCCTCGCGGTGCTTGCCGCCGCCTTCTATTTCAATCGCACCATGATCTACGGCAATGCGGAGGCGGGCACCGCCTATGCCGCCCGCGTGGCCTGTTCGTGCCGCTATGTCGCGGACCGGTCGCTGGAGGACTGCGCCAAGGACAAGCTGGCGGGCATGGAACTGGTCACCCTCTCCGACGACGACGAGACGAAGACGGTCACGGCCCGTTTCCCGCTGATCGCGACCAGCCGCGCGACCTTGCGCGACGGATACGGATGCGTGCTGGAGGAGTGGGAAGGCTAGGCCGCTGGCTCGGTCGTGTCGATCCAGCCGCCGCCCAGAACCCTCTCCCCGGCGTAGATGACCGCCGCCTGGCCGGGCGCCACGCCGTATTCCGGCTGCTCGAACCGCAAGGTGACTGCCGCGTTATCGCCGAGCGGACCGTCGAGCACGACCGGGACAGGCTTCGCCAGCGAACGGACCTTGGCCGTCAGCGGCGCGTCCGGAAGCGGACCGATGCGGTTGGTCTCCACGATCCGCGCGGCCCGGGTCGCGAGCATCGCCTTGGGGCCGACGCGAACTTCGGCGCTCGTCGCATCGAGCTCGACGACATAGAGCGGTTCGGGCTGGCCCCCGATTTCGAGCCCGCGCCGCTGGCCGACCGTGTAATGGATGACGCCGCGATGATCGCCCAGATGCTCGCCCGTTTGCGCATGGACGATCCGCCCCGCGCGGCCGCCTTCCGGGCGAAGCGACTTCACGATCTTGGCGTAATCGCCGTCGGGCACGAAACAGATGTCCTGGCTGTCGGGCTTGGCCGCGTTGCGCAGGCCTGCATCGCCGGCAAGGTCGCGCACCTGGGACTTGGGCAGTCCACCCAGCGGGAAGCGCAGATAGGCGAGCTGGTCTTCGGTCGTGGCGTAGAGGAAATAGCTCTGGTCGCGTGCGGGATCGTGGGCGCGGTGCAGTTCCGGTCCCACGGGACCCATCACCCGCCGCACGTAATGCCCGGTCGCAAGGCAATCCGCGCCCAGCTCGCGCGCCATGGCGAACAGGTCCGTGAACTTGGGTCCCATGTTGCAGCGGATGCAGGGCACCGGGGTGCGTCCGGCAAGGTAATCGTCGGCGAACTGCTCGACCACGTCCTCGCGAAAGGCACTTTCGTGATCGAAGACATAGTGCGCAAAGCCCAACCGGTCGGCGACGGCGCGGGCATCCGCGATGTCGTCCCCGGCGCAGCAGGCGCCCTTGCGCCCGGTCGCGGCACCGTAATCGTAGAGCTGGAGCGTGATGCCGATGACCTTCGCACCGCTGGCCACGGCCAGTGCCGCGACGACGGAACTGTCGACACCGCCCGACATGGCGACGACGATCGTGCTGTCCGCGGCGGGCCTGGGCAGGTCGAACAGGCGCTCCGCGTCCTGCGCGGTCAGGGTGTCCAGAATGTCGGGCATGACTGCGTCCATACAGGAGGCGGCCCCGCCTTTCCATCCCCGATCCGCGGCACCTTCCGTAATCCTAATCGCCGGTAAATCGGTGATTTACGCGATCTTGACCATGTTCTTCTACACCGGCCCGCATGTTCGAGAATCCTACCTTCGACACCGGTCAGGCGACCGACCGCGACTCGTCGGGTTTGCGCGCGTTGACTTGGCTCGACCTCGCGGCGCGATTTGCAGCCATCAGGGAGTTGCGCAGCACTCTGGCGCGCCATCGGCATGGCCATGCCGGAAGCTTCGCGCGGCTCGCGGGGCAGGACAAAAGGTGTGACGAACGGTCTGTTAACCACGTCGATTTAGGTCACGGCAAAGCCGATCGCGCAAAGCCTTCCGGAGACGAAGGCGCACCCCACTGCGTCGAACCCGGCCACAGAGGCGCATGATGATCGAGAACCAGAATATCCGACCCGACCAGGTCATCGGGCCGCTTGGCGAGCCGCTGACGCTTGCCGATCTGCCGTCGCCCAAGACGCGTCGCTGGGTCGTGCGCCGCAAGGCCGAAGTCGTCGCCGCCGTGAATGGCGGGCTGTTGACGATCGACGAGGTGCTGGAGCGCTACAATCTGACGCTCGAGGAATTCGCATCCTGGCAGCGCGCCGTCGACCGTTCCGGCATGCAGGGCCTGCGGGTCACGCGTATCCAGCATTATCGCGACCTCTACGAACGCCAGCTGAAATACTGACCACCGCACTTCCCGGGAACCTTTCGTCGGCTGAAGACCTGTTCCTCCACTACCCCGCCCGCTGCGGGGAACCGTATCTTCCGGGCATCCGTTGTCGATGCACCGGAAGCGGGGAAACAGGAGGAATATATGCTGGGTTGGATTATCGCTCTCATCGTAGGTGGCGTCGCCGGTTGGCTCGCCAGCATGGTGATGAATCGTGATGCCTCTATGGGCATCTTCTGGAATATCGTCGTCGGCTGCGTCGGCTCGCTCATCGGCAACGCGATTGCCGGTCCGCTGCTCGGCATCGGCGGCAGCGTGCAGGAATTCTCGCTTACGGGTCTCATCATCGCCTTCGTGGGCGCGGTGGTGCTGCTCGCGATCGTGAACCTGATCCAGCGTGGTCGCGTCCGGTAAGGACACGGATCTGTTTGGTACCCGAAGGGCGGGAGGTTTCGGCTTCCCGCCCTTTTTCGTTCCGGTCCGATATTCGCTGGTCCGGCGCAATCCGCCGCCCGTCGACCGCGCATTGCCTGCCCGGTGACGCGCGTGTAGGAGATGCTTGCGAAAGGTGACATAGCCGCGTAATACACCTGTTCGCAAGAAGGGCAGACGATGAATTACGAAACGCCGGTTCACGCCGAAACGGCCAAGCCTCTCGGGGAATCCACCTACGATACGGTCGATCCGGACGCCCGGGGCGGGCGGCGCCGGCTCTATGTCATCGGCGCGGTAATCGCGATCCTTATCGCGGGCGCGATCGCGTTCGCCTACATGACCGGTGGCGGCGAAACCGCGACACCGGCCGGCGGCGATTCCGAGCAGGCCCCGACGATCAGCGTCATCACGCCCGGTCGCGCGACGATCGAAGGCACCATCACGGCCACCGGCACCCTTGCCGCCCGTCGGTCGGTGCCTGTGGGCGTCGTCGGCGAGGGCGGCCGCGTCGTCTCGGTCACCGCGGACGCCGGTGACTGGGTGGAAGCGGGGCAGGTGCTCGTGTCCATCGACCGCGCCGTCCAGAACCAGCAGGCATCGGCCGCCACCGCGCAGATCGAAGTCGCGCGTGCGGACGCGAACCTGGCGCAGTCCAATCTCGACCGCGCGCTGCAGCTCGTCGATCGCGGCTTCATTTCCACGGCGGACGTGGACCGCCTGACCGCGACGCGCGATGCCGCGGTCGCCCGCGTCCGCGTGGCGCAGGCGCAGGCGAGCGAACTGCGCGAACGCAATGCCCGCCTGAACGTGGTCGCCCCGACATCGGGTTACGTGCTGGAGCGCATGGTCGAACCCGGGCAGGTCGTCTCCGCCGGGTCCGGTGCGCTGTTCACCATCGCACGCGGAGGCGAGATGGAACTGAACGCGCAGATCAGCGAAACCGATCTCGCCAGGCTGTCCGTCGGTGTTGAGGCTACCGTCCAGCCGGCCGGCACCGACGAGGCCTTTACCGGCCAGATCTGGCAGCTGGCGCCGGTCATCGACGAACAGTCGCGCCAGGGCGTCGCCCGCATCGCGCTGTCCTACGCCCCCGAACTGCGGCCCGGCGGCTTCGCCACCGCCCGCATCCAGAGCGGGACGGTCGTCGCGCCCCGGCTGCCCGAATCCGCCATCCTCTCGGACGACGAAGGCAGCTTCGTCTATGTCGTCGATAGCGAGAACAAGGCCCGTCGCCGCGCGGTCACCACCGGTCTGGTGACGCAGGAAGGCGTCGCGATCACCACCGGCCTCACCGGGACAGAGCGCGTGGTCTTGCGGGCGGGCGGCTTCCTGACCGACGGCGAAACCGTCAATCCGCAGAAAGCGGAGAACTGATTCCTCATGGATTTCAGCCAGATTTCCGCATGGTCGATACGCAATCCGGTCATACCGCTGGTCTTCTTCACGGCGCTGCTGCTGGCGGGGCTGCTGAGCTTCGCGCGGATGGACGTCGTGAACAATCCGGACATCGAGTTCCCGGCGGTTAACGTCTCGATCTCGCAGCCCGGTGCCGCGCCCACGGAAATCGAGAACCAGATCACCCAACGCGTCGAATCCGCGGTGCGCTCGATCAACGGCGTGAAGACGATCAATTCGACCGCCAGCGAAGGCAATTCGAACACCTTCATCGAGTTCGAGATCGGCATCGACCCGAACGATGCGGTGTCCGAAGTGAAGAACGCCGTCGACACGATTCGCGGCAGCCTGCCCGACGGCATTCTGGAGCCGCGCGTCACCAAGGAGGAAATCGCCGGCGGTTTCCTCGGGGTCTATGCCGTCGAGGCGGACGACATGACGATCGAGCAGCTCAGCTGGTTCATCGACGATACCATCGCCAAGCAGCTCCTCGCGATCGAGGGCATGGCCGAAGTCAGCCGGTTCGCAGGCGTCGACCGCGAAATCGAGGTCATCCTCGACCTGCCCAAGATGCAGGCCTTCGGCGTCACGGCCAGCCAGATCAACGCCGTCCTGCGCCAGACAAACGTCGACGCCGCGGGCGGCGCCACGGAAGTCGGCGGGACGCGCCAGTCGGTCCGCGTCCTCGGCAGCACGGAAACCGCCTACGAACTGTCCCAGCGGCAGATCCAGCTCGGCAACGGCAATACGGTCAAGCTGGCCGATGTCGCGACCGTGCGCGACGGCTACAGCGAGCGTACCTCGATCAGCAAGGTGCGCGACAAGGAAGTCGTCAACTTCGCCATCTCCCGCGCCAAGGGCGCGTCCGACGTCACCGTCTATTACGAGGCGATGGAGGTTATGGAGCAGATCGAGGCGGACAATCCGGGCATCACCTTCATCCCGCTGTTCAACACGGTCAAATACACCGAGGAACAGTACGAAACCTCCATGGCCGCGATGATCGAGGGCGCAATCCTGGCCGTCATCGTCGTGTTCTTCTTCCTGCGCGATTGGCGCGCCACCGCCATTTCCGCGATCGCCATTCCGCTGTCCGCGATCCCGACCTTCTGGTTCATGGACTTGCTGGGGTTCAATTTGAACCAGCTGTCATTGCTGGCCTTGGCGCTGGTGGCGGGGGTGCTGGTCGACGATGCGATCGTGGAGATCGAGAACATCGTCAGGCACATGCGAATGGGCAAGTCCGCCTATCAAGCGTCCATCGATGCGGCGGACGAGATCGGCCTGCCGGTCGTCGCCACCAGTTTCTGCATCGTCGCGGTGTTCCTGCCGGTGGGCCTGATGCCGGGCATTTCCGGGCAGTTCTTCAAGAATTTCGGCATTACCGTGGTCATCGCGGTGCTGATGTCGCTGGCCGTCGCGCGGATGATCACGCCGATGCTCGCGGCCTATTTCCTGAAGGCCAAGGGCCATGCCTCGCATGGCGAAGGGCCGATGATGGACCGGTACATGGGCGTGCTCGGCTGGTCGCTCGATCGCGGCAAGATGTACGCCCGCCGCAAGGGGCTGGATGCCCCGCGGAACCGGTTCCTTTACGGGCTATCCTTCACCGCGGTGGTCATCGCCCTGATCATCCTGCCGATGCTGGTGTCCTTCGGCCTGCCCGGCGACGACCAGAACCCGGGCATCCCGGGCGCCTTGCAGGCGATCCAGTCCCTTTCCGTGCCCGAACAGGTCGCGGGCGCGATCGGGGGCGCTCCGGACAGCTGGCTGCACGGCTTCTTCCTCAAGACCTTCGAGTTCCTGGAATTCGGTGCGACCATTCTCGTCGCCTTCCTCGCCGGGCTCGTCTTTCTGAAACTGATCGGACTGCTGTTCGGGCGGATGGACGCCTGGCGCTGGCTGGAAGCGCGTTTCTACGACCACCGGGCATGGATGCTCATGGTGGGCTATTTCGCGCTGCTGCTGACCGTGCTGCTCTTCATGAGCGTGCCGCCGCAGTTCCAGCCGACCATCAACGACGACAACAGCCGGGTCGAGATCGAGATGGTGCCCGGCACCACGCTGGAGACGACCGAGCGCGTTGCCGACCGCGTGGCCGCGATCCTCTACGAACAGCCCGAGGTGGAGCGCGCGCTGGAGCGGGTGCGCGAAGGCGCGGCCACCATCTTCGTGACGCTGAAGGCGGATCGCGAAAAGACCTCGATCGAATTCGAACGCGACCTCGCCCCTACGCTGGCGCAGATCCCGGACGCGCGGGTGCGCTTCCAGTCCCAGTCGGGCGGGTTCGGCAGCGGCCGCGACATGACCGTGATGCTGGCCGGGTCCGACCCCGAACTGCTGGAAGAAACCGCCGCGACGCTGGTCGAGCAGATGCGGGGAATCGACATGCTGGTCGCTCCGCGCATCAGCGCGGACGTGAACCGGCCGGAAATCATCATCGAGCCGCGCGCGGACCTTGCGGCGGAACTGGGTGTCACCACCGCGGCGCTCAGCCAGACGATCCGCATCGCGACGCTGGGCGAGATCGAGCAGAACGCGGCCAAGTTCTCGCTTTCGGACCGCCAGATCCCGATCCGCGTCAAACTGCCGGAGCAGTCGCGCGAGGACCTGACGACGATCGAGAACCTGCCCGTCCCCACGGCGAGCGGTGGCTCGGTGCCACTCGCGCGCGTCGCGGAAATCAGCTTCGGGTCCGGCCCGACCTCGATCCAGCGCTACAACCAGAACCGGCGCGTGCTCGTCGGTGCGGACCTTGCATCGGGCGTGGTGAAGGGCGAGGCGCAGCAGCGGATCGACCAGCTGCCGATCCTGCAGGACCTGCCGCAGGGCGTCATTCGCGATGTCGTGGGCGAAGACGAATGGCAGCAGGAACTGATGAACAGCCTGACTGTCGCGATCCTGTCGGGCATCCTGCTGGTCTTCGCCGTGCTCGTCCTGCTCTACAAACGCCTGATGAGCCCGCTGGTAAACATGACCTCGCTGGCGCTCGCGCCGCTCGGTGGCATCTTCCTGGTCTGGCTGGTCGGCCAGCCGCAGTCGATGCCGGTCTATATCGGCGTCCTGCTGCTCTTGGGCATCGTGTCGAAGAACTCGATCCTGCTGATTGACTTCGCGATCGTCGAGATGGAGAAGGGTACCCGCAAGTTCGACGCCATCATGGACGCAGGCCACAAGCGTGCGCAGCCGATCGTGATGACGACGGTCGCGATGACCGCGGGGATGGTCCCGATCGCCCTGTCCGGCGTCCTGGGTTCCGGCGACGGCGCCTGGCGCGCGCCCATGGGCACCATGGTGATCGGCGGCCTGATCATGTCGACGCTGCTGACCTTGCTGATCGTCCCGGCCGGCTTCAGCCTGGCGGACGGCATCGAGAAGCGGCTTGGTCCGTGGCTGCGCACCCGCATGCTGACCTACCGTCCGGGAGACGGCGGAAAGCATGATGGTCCGTCCGGCACCTCGGATGAGCAGGGCGGCGCGGCCGTGCCCGCAGCGCGGCGGGACGATCCGGGGCCGCATCCCGCCGAGTGACCCGAACCGCGCAACAGGTTTCCGCCTTCGGCGGTGCCCCGCTTCCGCCTGACCGCGCGCGGCGCATGCGCATCGCCGCCACGCTCATGCTGGTGGCGATGGCCGTGCTGTTCTTCGGCTCCCGCCCCTTTCTGGAAGCACACCCGGCTGTCGGCTATCTCCACGCCTTTGCCGAGGCTGCCATGGTCGGTGGGCTGGCGGACTGGTTCGCGGTCACGGCGCTGTTCCGGCACCCTCTCGGGCTGCCGATCCCCCACACCGCGATTATCCCGGAAAACAAGGACCGCATCGCCGACACGATGGCGCAGTTCCTGCGCGAAAACTTCCTGACGCCAGCGGTCGTAGCGCGCCGGATGCAGGCGATGAATGTCGCGGGCGCCGCGGGGGAGTTCCTGTCCCAGCCGCAATCGGGGGCTGGTACGCGGATCGGGGAAGGGGCGGCCGAACTGATGGCCGGCGTGCTGGAAGCCCTCGATCCGGAACGGCTCGGCGGGCAGGTGCGTGCCGGGCTCAAGACGCAGCTCGCCCGGCTCGAGATCGCACCTTTGCTCGGCCAGATGCTGGAAGCGGCGATCGCGGACAAGCGGCACCTGCCGCTGATCGATGGTTTCGTGCGCTGGGCGGGCCTGACGCTCGAGGATAACGAGCAGATGGTCCGCGACATGATCCACGCACGCGCCAACGCCCTGCTGCGCTTCACCGGGCTCGACGAGCGGCTGGCGAATTCCGTTCTCGACGGGCTCTACAAGCTTCTCGCCGAAGTGCTGGTGGACAAGGACCACCCCTTGCGAAACAAGATTGAGGAAGGGCTCGAAAGCATCGCCCGCGACCTGCAGCACGACCCGGCGACGCGGGAAAAGGTCGAGCGGATGAAGCGCGAGCTGCTGGAAAACCCGGCGGTGGCGGACTGGTGGCAGGGCGTGTGGGAGCGGCTGCGCCTCGGCCTCATCGACCTCGCGCGTCGCCCGGATGACCTTATGGGCGGCCAGATCGGCGAAATGGTACGCGAACTCGGCCTCGCCCTCTCGGGCGACCCGCGCATGCAGCGCCAGGTCAACCGCTTCGCCCGCCGCACCGCCGTCGGCGTCACCTCACGCTATGGGGGACAGATCGTGCGGCTGGTGTCCGAGACGGTGCGCCGCTGGGACGCGAGAACGATAACCGACCGCGTCGAGAACGCCGTCGGCCGCGACCTCCAGTTCATCCGCATCAACGGCACGCTTGTCGGCGGCCTTGTCGGCATGACCCTGCACCTGATCGACCGGCTGGTGTGGGGGTAGTGATTGCACGCCTGATCAATTGGGAATCGTGAAGAAAACCGCACCTTGGAAGATCGATTCTATGGGAGTTCCCTCAGCGTTTAGCGCGGGAATCAATTCGGCCCTTTCCAACAACCGGTCGCAAACGATCCGATCGAACTCCTCGGGACGGGTCGAACGCTGAATATTGCAACTAGTCGGTTTGCCCTCCTCGTCGACATTCAGCCTAAAATAAATCAGCCCTTGCATTCCTTTTCGGATCAGGTCGGTGGGGTAGTCGCTATCTCGAACCCAGCCGAGACTGTCACCTTTAATCAAGACACGACGGGTCAGCGATCGATGGGCTTGGATATCAATACCCCACGTCGATATGAGATCATCGGTGCACTTCCTCATCGCCTTCATAGGCTCGCCAAGAGAACCGGTTTCAAGTACCACGCGACCACGACGTTTTGATTCAATGGCGACAAATTCTACCGCCGCTTCGTATTGCGGCGAAATTTGTTGGCCAAACAGGTCGAAGGGATTGCTCGGTTCCAGATCAGCGTCTGTTTTGGCGGTCTTGGCATCGCGGCTTTCCGGGTCTTCGACCTCGTCCAAGGTAGATCTGGAAATCATGAGTGCCGGTGAGAACCGGCCTAAATCGGCCTCGATGACATCTTCTTCTCGCAGCTCACCGCTTTCACCGAATTGTATTCTGACATCAGAGCGAGCGAATTTCTCGAATGGTGCGCCCGCGACTACGATGGAAAAGTTGTCTCCAGGTTGGTATCGTTCGAGATAAAATAAAACCTTCTCATCACCCTCGCCAAACATCCGCGCGAGACGGCAGGCCCCCTCGGCGTAGTCCAAAGCCCACTCGGAAGACGGCTCCATATGTTTTTCCGTCTTAGCATTGGCGAGTGCGGAAAAAGAAACGGCGGCACCCATAGATACCGCCGTCGCAATAAGTCTGTATAAATAGATCATCCGACAAGATTACGCGTCGGAGTTGCGGTATTCAAGTTGTCAGAGCTTCTCCGTCAGCTCCGGGACCGCCTTGTAGAGGTCCGCGACCAGGCCGATGTCGGCGACCTGGAAGATCGGGGCGTCCTCGTCCTTGTTGATGGCGATGATGGTCTTGGAATCCTTCATGCCGGCGAGGTGCTGGATCGCGCCGGAAATGCCGATGGCGATGTAGACTTCCGGGGCGACGATCTTGCCCGTCTGGCCGACCTGGTAGTCGTTGGGGACGTAGCCCGCATCGACTGCGGCGCGACTGGCACCGACACCGGCATTCAGCTTGTCCGCCAGCGGGTTGATGATCTGTTCGAAGGTCTCGCCATCCTTGAGCGCGCGGCCGCCGGAGACGATGATCTTGGCGCTGGTCAGTTCGGGGCGGTCGCTTTCCGCGAGTTCCTGGCTGACGAAGCTGGACGTGCCGGCATCGCCGGGGCCCGAGACGTCCTCCACCGATGCGGAGCCGCCTTCCGCTTCCGCCTTGTCGAAGGCGGTGCCGCGCACCGTGACGACCAGCTTGGCATCCGAGGATTCCACGGTCGCGATGGCGTTTCCGGCATAGATCGGGCGAGTGAAGGTCTTGTCGCCTTCCACCGAGAGGATGTCGGAAATCTGCATCACGTCGAGCAGGGCGGCGACGCGCGGGGCGATGTTCTTGCCCGTGGTCGTGGCCGGCGCGACGAGCGCGTCGTAGCCTTCCATCACCTTGGCCACCAGCGGGGCGACGTTTTCGGGCAGCTGGTGCCCGTAGGCGGCATCGTCCGCCTTCAGTACCTTGCCAACGCCTGCGATCTTGGCTGCGGCGTCCGCGGCGGCGCCGCAGTTCTCGCCCGCGACCAGCGCGTCGACATCGCCGAGCTTGCCGGCAGCGGTCACCGCCGCCAGCGTCGCGTCGGCGACGGTTTCGTTGTCGTGTTCGACCAGAACGAGTGTCTTCATCGGTTCATTCCTTCATGCCGGGCCGCCTGCGGGCGATCCCCGTGATCCAAATGCTGGCTCAGACGATGCCGAGCGCCTTCATCTTGGCGACGAGCGCATCGACGTCCTCGACCTTTTCGCCGGCCTGCCGCACGGGCGGTTCGGCGACCTTTGTGGTGGTGAGGCGCGGCGCGATGTCGACGCCGTAATCGGACGGCGCCTTGGTATCGAGCGGCTTCTTCTTCGCCTTCATGATGTTGGGCAGCGAAGCGTAGCGCGGCTCGTTCAGGCGCAGGTCGGTGGTGACGATGGCCGGCATGGTCAGCTTGACCGTTTCCAGGCCGCCGTCGATCTCGCGCTTCACGGTGACGCTGTCGCCGTCGATCTCGACCTTGTTAGCAAAGGTGCCCTGCGGGCGCTCCATCAGCGCGGCCAGCATCTGGCCGGTCTGGTTGCTGTCGTCCGAAATCGACTGCTTGCCCAGCATTACGATGCCGGGCTGTTCCTCGTCCGCGATGGCCTTCAGGATCTTGGCGACGGCCAGAGGCTCGACCTCTTCGTCCGTCTCCACCAGGATCGCCCTGTCCGCACCCATGGCGAGCGCCGTGCGCAGCGTTTCCTGCGCCTTGGCCGGGCCGATGCTGACGGCGATGATTTCTTCCGCCTTGCCGGCTTCCTTGATCCGGATGGCTTCCTCGACCGCGATCTCGTCGAACGGGTTCATGCTCATCTTGACGTTGGCAAGGTCCACGCCGGTGCCGTCGGCCTTGACGCGCGGCTTGACGTTGTAATCGATCACCCGCTTCACGGGCACGAGGATTTTCATGGGGCGAAAGTCCTTTCTTCAGGGCAAAAATCGGCGCGAAGCTGCGCCTTTCTAAACGAATGCGTGGGGCAGACATTGCGTTCCGAACGGCGCAGGTCAAGCCTTCCGCGAGGCGTGGCGGGAGCAAACGCGCGTGCCGTAGCGTTAGGTGATCGGATCGGGGGCGCTGTCCCCGCAACAGGGGTGCGCAAACCATGTCCGAGAACCCGAAAACAGTCGGCGAAATCCTCGATGCGCTGGAGGAAAAGGCCGGAAGCGAGGACGAGGTTTCGATCGGCGACGTGGTCGAAACCTTCGGCAACAGGTCCTACGGGCCTTTCCTGCTCGTCCCGGCACTGATCGGGGTCTCGCCCGTCGGCGGCATACCCGGGGTTCCCACCATCCTGGCGATCATCGTCGGCCTGTTCGCGGTCCAGATGGTGTTCGGCCGGCGGAAGCTCTGGCTGCCGGCCGTGCTGAAGGATCGCGCGGTGGACGGCGAGAAGCTGGCCGGTGCGGCGGACAAGATGCGCGGCGTGGGCAAATGGCTCGACAAGGTGTTTCGCGAACGGATCGAATGGGTCACGGCGGACCCGGCGCCGCGGATCGCCGCCATCATCGTGACCCTGATCTGCGTGTCCGTGCCGCCGCTCGAACTGCTGCCCTTCGCAGTTTTCGCCCCGATGACCGTCGTCGCCGCATTCGGCCTCGCATTGCTGGTGCGTGACGGGCTGCTGATGCTGATCGCCTTCGTCGGCAGCGCCGCCGTGTTCGTGCTGGCGGCTTACTCCCTGCTGGGCGGCAGCGGAGGTGGGGGCGGCTGAGGCCGGACACGAAAAAGGGGCGAAACCTCGCGGCCCCGCCCCCTTTTAAAATGTCCCTGACGGGTCAGGCCGCTTTCTTGACC
This genomic interval from Qipengyuania sp. JC766 contains the following:
- a CDS encoding serine hydrolase; the protein is MISRLPIALLLSLPALAACGGQDPEPDPLTPEALEAVSQDPGAARDQLARQVDDLFAMEDALGETRAVVVYHAGEIAAERYAPGYGPDTRFIGWSMSKTITAALIGLLVSDGRLNLDDRAPVPAWQQSGDPRGEITLRQLLQMRSGLRHTEAGDPPYDSSEVRMLFLDGRDDMAAWAEEQPLEAEPGEKFEYSSNTTVILADIAARALTDSNDPDVRRQAVDRYLKERLFEPLGMTSVVPEYDASGTLIGGSLIHATARDWARFGEFLRTGGSYRGTQILPRRWVELMRTPSPASPQYGLQTWINRPTGEEQHPLFPDRADENVFAMIGHMGQYVLISPERSLTVVRLGHSDAEERRVLLQQLADVVELYPGR
- the mnmA gene encoding tRNA 2-thiouridine(34) synthase MnmA; translation: MPDILDTLTAQDAERLFDLPRPAADSTIVVAMSGGVDSSVVAALAVASGAKVIGITLQLYDYGAATGRKGACCAGDDIADARAVADRLGFAHYVFDHESAFREDVVEQFADDYLAGRTPVPCIRCNMGPKFTDLFAMARELGADCLATGHYVRRVMGPVGPELHRAHDPARDQSYFLYATTEDQLAYLRFPLGGLPKSQVRDLAGDAGLRNAAKPDSQDICFVPDGDYAKIVKSLRPEGGRAGRIVHAQTGEHLGDHRGVIHYTVGQRRGLEIGGQPEPLYVVELDATSAEVRVGPKAMLATRAARIVETNRIGPLPDAPLTAKVRSLAKPVPVVLDGPLGDNAAVTLRFEQPEYGVAPGQAAVIYAGERVLGGGWIDTTEPAA
- a CDS encoding DUF1153 domain-containing protein, yielding MIENQNIRPDQVIGPLGEPLTLADLPSPKTRRWVVRRKAEVVAAVNGGLLTIDEVLERYNLTLEEFASWQRAVDRSGMQGLRVTRIQHYRDLYERQLKY
- a CDS encoding GlsB/YeaQ/YmgE family stress response membrane protein, which translates into the protein MGWIIALIVGGVAGWLASMVMNRDASMGIFWNIVVGCVGSLIGNAIAGPLLGIGGSVQEFSLTGLIIAFVGAVVLLAIVNLIQRGRVR
- a CDS encoding efflux RND transporter periplasmic adaptor subunit — protein: MNYETPVHAETAKPLGESTYDTVDPDARGGRRRLYVIGAVIAILIAGAIAFAYMTGGGETATPAGGDSEQAPTISVITPGRATIEGTITATGTLAARRSVPVGVVGEGGRVVSVTADAGDWVEAGQVLVSIDRAVQNQQASAATAQIEVARADANLAQSNLDRALQLVDRGFISTADVDRLTATRDAAVARVRVAQAQASELRERNARLNVVAPTSGYVLERMVEPGQVVSAGSGALFTIARGGEMELNAQISETDLARLSVGVEATVQPAGTDEAFTGQIWQLAPVIDEQSRQGVARIALSYAPELRPGGFATARIQSGTVVAPRLPESAILSDDEGSFVYVVDSENKARRRAVTTGLVTQEGVAITTGLTGTERVVLRAGGFLTDGETVNPQKAEN